In the genome of Shewanella denitrificans OS217, the window TATCTTTGTACTAGAACTTAGCCTTGGGTTTAACGTTGGAACTCAAGCTTTCGAATTCACTTTTGGCCTATTTGCTAAGTGCTAAAGGCTAGTTGCGGTAAATGGCACCGGTTTTGGCATCCACTAGCACATAGAAGACTTCACCTTGTTCTGTGAGTAATTTAACCCTGTAACCTGGATTACCATTGACTTGGCTTGCTTGTATGGTCAATACCTTGGCTTGGTATTGGCTGCGCACCCTTTGCATCGCTTGTTGCGGTGTTCTGATGGCAAGATCTGATTGGTTGTTGGGACCGGGTTGCTGAGCAATATTGACTTGTGAGTATGCATATGTCGCCATGCCATAGGTTTGAGCCATGACAGAGCTTGTGCATAATAGGCACACAGAGGCGGCATAAAATGCGATGGTCCATCTACAACCAAGTTTCATTTAACACTCCAATAATTAATCGTTTTGCATCTTCGATAACCAGTGTAAAAGAATCGCCACCAATTAGAAACA includes:
- a CDS encoding PepSY domain-containing protein, whose product is MKLGCRWTIAFYAASVCLLCTSSVMAQTYGMATYAYSQVNIAQQPGPNNQSDLAIRTPQQAMQRVRSQYQAKVLTIQASQVNGNPGYRVKLLTEQGEVFYVLVDAKTGAIYRN